The following proteins come from a genomic window of Aequorivita marisscotiae:
- a CDS encoding patatin-like phospholipase family protein, which produces MRALVISGGGSKGAFAGGVAQYLIQKLNYKYDLFVGTSTGSLLISHLALDKVEKIKNVYTSVNQKSIFSSCPFVVKKDKFGGKQIGIDHLTVLRNFIKGKKTFGESLNLRKLIGKTVTEEEFNILKSSEKEVVVTVSNLSLNQVEYKSVNDFEYADFLDWIWISSNYTPFMSLVKKDGCEYADGGFGSMVPIEEAINRGATAIDVIILETEITYYNRLPSKNVFSLLTNMHNYMADRIEKQNIRIGKFVATNKDVIINLYYTPTVLTTNSLIFDKNMMTKWWELGYQYADHKNNELNEIRTLDD; this is translated from the coding sequence ATGAGAGCGTTGGTAATATCAGGAGGAGGGAGTAAGGGCGCCTTTGCAGGGGGCGTGGCGCAGTATTTAATTCAAAAACTAAATTATAAATACGATCTTTTTGTTGGCACATCTACGGGTAGTTTGCTTATATCGCACTTAGCGCTGGACAAGGTGGAAAAAATAAAAAACGTATATACTTCGGTAAACCAAAAGAGCATTTTTAGCAGTTGCCCATTTGTGGTAAAGAAAGATAAATTTGGCGGAAAACAAATTGGTATTGACCACCTAACGGTACTTCGAAATTTTATTAAAGGCAAAAAGACTTTTGGTGAAAGTTTAAATTTGAGAAAACTGATAGGAAAAACAGTAACCGAAGAAGAATTCAATATTTTAAAGTCTTCTGAGAAAGAAGTAGTTGTAACGGTTTCGAACCTATCGCTAAATCAAGTAGAATACAAATCGGTTAACGATTTTGAATACGCAGATTTTTTAGATTGGATTTGGATTTCTTCAAATTACACCCCTTTTATGAGTCTTGTAAAAAAAGACGGTTGCGAATATGCCGACGGCGGTTTTGGGAGTATGGTGCCAATTGAAGAAGCCATAAATCGCGGAGCTACTGCCATAGATGTAATTATTTTGGAAACGGAGATTACCTACTACAATCGCTTGCCTTCTAAAAATGTGTTTTCGCTCCTCACTAATATGCACAATTATATGGCAGACCGTATTGAAAAACAAAATATTAGAATTGGAAAATTTGTGGCTACTAACAAAGATGTAATAATAAACCTCTATTATACCCCAACGGTATTAACGACCAATTCGTTAATATTCGACAAGAATATGATGACCAAATGGTGGGAGTTGGGCTACCAATACGCCGACCATAAAAACAATGAGTTAAACGAAATACGTACTCTCGACGATTAG